The window TACAGACAGCAAGTATGGTTCTACCAACCCTACACCAGATTATACTCTCAAAATCAATCACAAACTCTCAGGTGACCAGcctataaatgtatttattatccAAATCCTAATTTTGACAGTGACAATACAAAGGTCCTCGTGTGTCTCCTCCTGCCAATTAGATACTCACACTCTCCATTCCTCTGGCCAATTCAAACAGAAGTGCCAAAGATTCGCCAGCAGCAATTCTCATGTTTACATCATCACAAGAAAGGAGGCTTGGAAGTTTATGGAAATGCCTAGAAAATAGTCATTACTTTATGAGTACAACCAGTTATGTTAACTAAATGGTTTCtgttcaataaaaaaaatgaaactaaaggGGCTTTAGAAAATTGACTCAGTGGCTTAATAGCACTTGcttctgttcttgcagaagactcaaATCTGGGTGCCAACACACatcaggcaactcacaactgctTTTAACTTCAGTCCTAGGGGAGCTGATAGCCTCTGccggcctctgtgggtaccagcaCTCaggtggtacacatacacacatgcaagcacacacacatacacataaaataaaaatgaaactaggGTTGAAGAAAgataacagcactggctgctcttccagaggacccaggtacaATTCCATGCACCTTCATGGTGATACTCAACCATCTCCAGTACTAGggaatccaaagccctcttctggcctccagggagaATGCACTCATATGgtgcagatatacatgcagacacccatatgcataaaataactaCAGATATGGGAAAGAAAAGCACGTACAGCTCCAGCTTTTTCTTCACTTCACTGATTGGGCATATGGTCAGCAGTAGCGTCCACGCGAGAAGCGAGCTGATGTGAAGCACTGTATTAGGAGTGCTGCAAGGAACGTTCGTGTCTTTCTCTTTAAGGTAGGACTTGGTGAAGATACTTTCCAAGCACTCCAGAGTTGAATACAGctccttaaagagaaaaatgaagttaagACCAGGACAACTACCTTCAACTAAACATAAGAGCACTAGTAACTGGAATTAAAAATTATTCTGCTTACAGTGATGTCATCTGTGGCAATAAAACAGCAAACACCAAAGCAAGTTGCACACTgcaaaataaaaggaagacatGAATGGCATTATTTTATTATACATCTGCTTTTAAATTTCAATGTGAAATCCTTCTCAACTACTTCCCTGCACTAATTCCCACACATAGTCTAAGAAGATTGACAGTGAGGAGAGCAACGTCCTGACAAGGAGCTTTTAGTCCAAGCTCTGCTATCAACTATACAAGACAACTTTAAGAAAGTGACTATTCCTCTTCGGTCTTCCTTCTTTACTAACTCCTAATTAGTAAAGAAGTACCCCCCCCCTTCTGattattttaacaaaataaggATCTAAGCAAAAGATTCTTTCTACCTAAAGATAAATGTCGATCATTTTTCAAAGACGCATACACACTAGAGAGTTTACGATATTACGCACAGACCAGCTTCTATGAAGCACAAAGCAGAAATCTAGCAAAGTTCAAGTGACTCTCAAACTCCCTTAAGTACCATACAATTACAGATCTGAGAGCATGCtcaaaccctaagacacatgAGGTACACATTACAGGGTAGACTTTGCACAAAGTCTTACATTTCGCACAAAGTCTTAAATTTATCCAAATGCAGCTTTTCATGAGGATTTAACCCAACGAACATCAGTATTGAAACTATTGTTTAAGCTTCAGTCACACATATTCCACAATTATCTTCATAACCCATTATCTGGTATATGCATGGTCCTTAAATCCCAAAAGTAAAGAAAGTATTCAAATGGAAGACTTTGGAGCACAAAAGAGATTTGTCATAAACTGTTCACGGTTGTAAGACAAAGGAGAGTAAGGGACTGTCAGATCCTACTACTTATAGCTGAGTGCTGTGTCTGGATAGATCTGTAAGTTTTAAACTTATACTTACAGTCTGCCTAGCCTGGATACTCGCTGTTCCAtcacaaattattttttttaggaTTGGTCCAAGAGTCTTTAAAATCTCTTCACTTTCCAATCCAGGGCCCAACTGAATACAAAGAACGGACGCGAGCGCTGCAGCTGCGCGCTGCTCATCACTCTTTCCTGGAAAGGAGCAGAGAAGCAAGCAtggcagattttatttttagcagATTTCTATCAAGTGAGTAATTTTCCACAAGTTTTATTATAAGGTAGCATATATATTTCTAAGACCCATATTGTGCTTCAGGCTTAAAATGCTCAAATGCTACAAACAGATAAATCTCAGTCAAATCATAGATCAACTCATACTAGTTTAATTACTCCAACGTTGCAAACAGATTCCTCATCTGTAAGCAGAGACAGGCATCCATCTTGAGGGATCATTTTAGTGACTGCAAAGGCATGTGGTTCATGCAATCTCTGCCTTCTAATTCCTTAAGTCTCACACTAACTGTGTGGCTACAGTAGCACTAAGCATGTCTGACCTAGGGCGATGAGCAGAGTCCCCGCCTTctgattattttaataaaataaggaTCTAAGTAAAAGATTCTTTCTACCTAAAGATAAATGTCGAACATTTTTCAAAGACGCATACACACTAGAGAGTTTGAGCAAATACTGACATAAaaactattttttgagacagggtgatctcaccatgtagctctgtTGGGCTATAGCTTGCTATGCAAACCTcagagaccctcctgtctctctgcTAGAATTAGAACTGTGTACCACCACAGCTGGCCTGAATTTGTTATTacctaaaaattataaaatactaaaatgagaatttttaaaaCCATGTTGTCTAGTTCCCACTAAGGGAGTATCAATGTAATTCATACACTTTAGCCCCAACACAATTGGCTCTGCCATACTGTAGCAGAGTGACACAGGATTAGAGCCACCAGACTTTTCCTCACCCTGCTCTTGTTCCATGGGAGAGTGGGAGCTACATTCATAAACCAACTTTTACCCCAAGGCAAAATGAGACAAAAAGGACAAAAAGTTTATTGAATTTAAGCAAACATGTGCTTCCTACATCTTTGATCCTATAGCTATTGAGTTAAAGTGATGATAGAaagtaattttaataatatacttATTTGGCAAAATAAGGAAACTATAGATGCATATCTTAATTTTAGCAGTTTCTAAAACTGCAATGGTGAGAAACATCAGTTCTAACCTTTAATGTCactcttctatcttttgtgtgtgcatttacatCATGAGGAAAGACCAGAAGACAGCGTCACATGTTCCTAAGGAGCCATCCCACTTAGTGTACCTCAGCTACTGTTACTATGGGAAGGAGGGGGCAGCACCGGAACACACGTGCAGGTCAATCTGGGAAGTTGGCTCTCACTTTAAACCATACTCTGAGGCATGGTGCCTCATTCCTGTTACTGAACTGCTCTCACAAACCTCCAAACTGTCTTCCTCCACAGCAATACTCAACGTGGAGATCTGAGTCACTGCAGCTAGTGTTTAAGTGGGTGCCAGGAACAAATCTGGTCATTAGACCGTCTCAGCAGTCAGtatagccatctccccaggccccaaCCTGGTTGTCTGAGGTAAGGTCTCTTGCTGCCCTCGAGCTTGCTTTGGTTTATGAGGATTCTGACGACTGACTCAAGTCCTCAGGTTTGTAAAGAAACACTTTATATCTGGAgccttttctctttattcttaGAAATGTCATCTTTTACAACACAAATTCCACAATTTCTACCACACAGTTATAGAACTCAAATATGCCAGGGATATCCTAAATATAGTGTTATTTTAGTGTATAACTGTTGTTTTACATGCAACGGGAAAATGGGCTGGATTCTTGTAATGCTCTcccatgtttaaaaaagaaatgtcttcTAAAAACCATACTTTAAGTTGCGATATGATGCTTTCACCTCTTCCTTATGTAACCTGAGAATGGCAATAAACTTTGAGAGAACAAAGAACGGCAATGTAGCCacttaagatttgtttattagtAAAAGTTACTGCAAGAAAAGCCAATTCCTTGTTGGTTCTGCACAGGTCTATCAAGAACTATGGCATTACCTTTTTTCAGACAGCGCTCAATGCTATCAGTTAAAGTCATTCTTCTCTCGAGAACAAACTCATACAGCACTTTTGAAGACAGCGCATTTTTAACACCTTCAAGAGCTGCCTGTCTTGTCTTCGcactattgaaaaaaattaaaaaggaagaagtagTCAGGAGAGTGCTACAAACTAATGACTTCTGAAGACATTAGATCTCCAATGTCTTCAAACTCCAAGTATCTTTCAATAACGCACCTACAATCTATCACCTAAAAATGAGAAGCTTCTTAAAGAGCTTTCTGTCACAGCACTTCTCTTTACTGGTAGCCATAACGATAAATGACTGTGTAGTATTTTGAACTTTCAATGCTATGTAGTACATATTAAGTAAATTCAGTTTCAATCCACCCTACCCCTTTAAACCAGCACTTATTCTGTCCAGTCAGGCTCCAATTCCTGAGCTCAAGTGATCCTCTCACCTGTCAGCCTTCTCTCAAGCATCTGGGACCAGAGACATAAACCACAAATCTAATATTCATGCCACATCTTCTGGGAATCTTATTTCCATCTGTCCAATTCTAGATATACCATGAATAGAAGCTTAATTTTGACAGTTTTCATGCCCATAACAAATTTAGTGGACAAACAACTGAAAGCAGTTTGCCCTTTTAAGCTGAAGATCAACTTTTAATACTATAAATCAATTTCAACTACAAAAGTTAATATATGCTACTATGCTATAACAATGCGTAATACAAACCAATTTAAATTCTAATAACATGTTATTATCCACATTAATTGGCCAAAGCAACATTACATCATCCAAAGTAAACAAATCAAGCTTCAGAAAAACATACTGCTTTATCAGAGAAGTATACAAATTATATAATACAGTAGCTGATTAGAATCACCCAGAATGGCAAGTGTTTACCACCTCATACCTCTTATCAAGGGTTAGGTCAATTAATCCCTTCAACTTGTACTCTAAGTCTTCCTGAGTTCCTTCCTCATCAAGAACTTCTGGTCCTACAGAATAGAAACCAACACTGTAACAGAAGCAAGAAAAAAGATTGGGAAAACAGAACACTACAGCTCACATACGAGAACTCCCACGTCATCTTTGTACGGCAAGTCACAAGTATACATTTAAAACTCCTACCGTCCTCCGCGAAACTGGAAGGATCGCTATAGCCACTGCAGTGGCTCATTGTTTCAATGGATGCGTCTTCATCACTGAAAGGTTGAACAGTCCGATGCGGGCCACCTATTAGGAAcaggaaagaaatgaatatattctctctctctctctctctctctctctctctctctctctctctctcattctgtgctatgtatatatgtatacgcaAATTCTTAACTTGGAAATTATAAATCTTACTTAAGAGTGATCTCATAATAAAGTCAAACTTTCTGTAAAGAGAAAATTATATTGCAAAAGAATATATGCAACATTCCTAAATTAAGTTGATTCATCAAGTCTGTACTTCAGAAGGTCAGCTATTTACATTATGAAGCAACTTCAGAAATGTACCAATCATCTAACAATGAGAATGACTAGCATTAGTAAGCATTAACTCTTGTTCAGGTGGCTTATTTAAAAGGCAAGTACCAAGTTCAAAGGGGGCGATTTTTAAGgtaacaaaagaaaagcaaaagtttTGTGTCTGATATGTTATGAAAGCCTGTTCAAACTAAACTTCTCCCCTACCCCCttttaagtcagggtctcactatgcagctggGCTGTCGTGGAACTCATTATGAAGACAAGGTTGGTCTTAAATTCCCTGCAATCCCCACAGGTCAACCTCCCGAGTACCAGGCTTACCAGGATGAGCAACAATGCACCTATGTCTGCATATGTGCGACATGTTATGTGAGTTGGGGGTCTATCCTTGACTTCCACCATGTTTGAGACAACTGTCTCTTGTTTTGATATTTAAACTGCAAGTTTCTGAGAATTCCCCTATCTCAAACTCTCTATagaaacactgggattacagatgtatatACCATCCTGACTATACAAGAATCTCCTATCTGCAAAAGCtgtttacccactaagccatctgccAGTTAAATAAAttaccttaaaaaaagaaaaggaactcaGGCTGTGGTTGTgtaaacctttaatcctagtacttgaaagacaaaaagaggcaaaggtctcttgagtttgaggctagctacATAGGGGtgattccaggccagtcaggtttacacagtgagaccctgtctcaaagagcaaataaaataaaataaatattccagCTATATCCTAGAGTTTAAAAATACCAATCCTATTACCAAAAGTAATTAGCATATTTTTAacttcaataaaaaataaattcataatttAGGATTACacattaattttaaagattatgaaGTAATGGATTACTTTGAATCCTGGGCTAAAATGAGTCTCAAATTCTGACCATAAAGTGACCTGCACAGCCTAATTTCCCTGTATTAGTAAAATCAAAGACTACATCAAAAATCAAGTCCTTATAATAACTAGTACATTTTAATATTATACAGTACACTCTGCAGGAGAGATGCTAGGATTACCACCTAGACAGAGAACAGAAAAATGAACATGAACTACACAACAGAGGTTAATTTCATTTACTCTCCAATTTACCTTACCTTTTCCTTTATACTAAGGTTTCAACTACTAACTTTTATGCACAATATATGTGCAATTATACAGAAATATATTTCAATACTAAGCAAATCAAAACACACATCATACAGGAGTACAGAAAATAATGTGTCCTATACTACAAGTTTAGGAGTGTTCTACTGGCACATAAAGATGTCACTAAGTAGCATGATTATACAATCAACTcactatgtatataatatacGGTTGTAACAGTGTATAAACTTATACAATCTTTGCCAGCCAATTCCCACCAAAGActggaggaaaagggaaagtATCAAAAGCCCATGAGTGTACTTAGTTATTAATTTCATGATGAAAAATTATAAGCAAATACAGATTAATGAGTATTATATTTGAATACATATTTTTAGAACTGCAATTTCTTCAGAAATATTACAACGTGTAATTATTAACAGTTCTATATACACATAATCATGATTAATATTTAACCTTAGTTATGGATAAAAATCAAATTCCTCAAAAAATTTAAATCCctgcatttttctttaaaagtgtcAGTATTTCCTTTTATTCACTTATTTCAGTTTTAGCGAGTCAGGCTCTGCAAGCCAGTCTCACTAAATAACCCAGATTAACCTTCAACTCCTGCCAACCTTCCTGCCACCCCAGCCTCTCAAATCCTAGGATTAATGGgtgttaattttactttttaagtcCTCTAAAATTAAGCCTGTTAGAGTTGggctaattttcttttaaatggtatttgaaaaaaaatgcagaaaagcTAGCAGAATTTTAAATTAACAAGTGaccttgagggctggagagatggctcagcgtttaaagagcactgactgctctaacagaggtcctgagttcaattcccagcaaccatatggtggttcacaaccatctgtaatgggatcggatcccctcttctggtgtgtttgaaggcagcaacagtgcactcacatacattaaataaataaataaatcttaaaaaaaaaaaagtgaccttGAAATTCGCTGCCTGATGCCAAAGTAACTTGGATCAAAGTAATAAGAACAGAGAATAAGTGAAGCACCAGTGCCAACATTTCTTAATCACAGTGTGAGAAAAAATAAACACCAGCCTATTTCTGGATCTTTCCTCATGACAAATTATGCTAACAGCTGAGTATATTCTGAAGAATCTTACCATATTTACATACAAgccaatgtaattttaaaattgtttatatgTGGCTTGTTTTTAAGATTATTTGTACACAACTTTAAGTTTCTGTCTCTTAACTAGCTGGTTTGGTTTCTTCATGATTCCAGGAAGGGGTTTGAAAAGGCAAAGGACGTCCAAGacgcctcagtgggagaggtggctgctgccaagcctgtctgcctcagttcctgggacccacacagaaaatgtgtcctctgacttcacatCCACTTCTTAGTGTGCTCACACTCACGCACAAATAAGAAGATGCATTTTTAAGGAAATTCATCCTGTAAGAATGTCTGACATCTAGGTCAAGCTTACCTGGCAATCATGTGTCAATAATGAGCAGGCATACATATGTGAAGTCCTTGTTTCTCAAAGGCTTAATATACAAACTTTATTTCTTAAAAACCCTGTCTTTCATGCTAAATCTGTGACTTTACAACTGCTATTCCAGCAATCAGAAGACTAAGACAAGACACTGTCTTTGAGACCAGCAGAGGCTACAGTAAATTCCAGAGCAGGTTACAGACTGAGACTGTCataataaacaaaatgagaaaaacaaaaaaagaaacacgaAACATAAAACTCCACTCCTCAATCAGAACAGTGCTGTGTAAATCCATGCATACGAGGTCAATTTTCTTGGATTCCTACAACCCCCCATTTACTCATAAAGAATATACATAAAAACCCAAGGCCCTAAGCAACTAAAGGTTGTAGATTCTCTTAAATGTATTCTCCCTGTCACCCAAACTTCAATAGAAAAAATAGTTTCTAAATTGTTCCTAATTTCCTTTCTCTGACTTTAAGAAGTAAAACATACACAATGtgtctaaagtaaaaaaaattacagaaaagcatTCTCATCCAGTTCCACTTGCAAGAGGTAACTTATGGCAACCATGTCAAAACTTGGAGTTTTAACAATCAAATCAATTACTTCTTTGTACAGATGCTTAAATGTTTCAGTGCTTATATTACATATGCTAAAATGCAGTGTTTAAATGTATCTTTTCTatgaaaaaagaatttaaaagacaGCAGTGAAGTCTGATGGCAGGTCAAATACACCTTGAGGCAAAATGTGTCCTAAGGAAATAACACTTGCCAGGAAACAATGGaaaagaagcagagaccacagtTAACATGTCTCCAAATTGTCAGTGGTTCTCtattatttccatttcattttcttaaaggtAAACTTTAATACAACCAGTAAGACTTTATGAAAGAACTGCTGTATTTATTCAGGAGGGAAAGCTTAAACAGAAGCAGCAGTAGCCTTGATTCAACCACAACTAGGTTACACGAACAGTATTTTAGAACTTCACAATGAACTTCACCACCcattcaggagacagaaaaaaatatctaaagaaaaaaagagaaatccgTATTTGTAATAGTCTATTCCCAGTCAGTTATCATCTAATGCATGATCAAAAGCTTTCAGCTCTTCGGACCCTGTAGGAAAACTTTTGCATTGCCAGTCtccaatatttaaaatgaaaactggTCATTTACTTTTCTAATGAACAGAGGCATATCATTCGAATGATCAAAGAGTAGCAGCTATGTCAACAAATACCTAATGGCTATTATCTTGGTGTGAAACGTTTGGGGGCATTCCAATATTCAACTCTATAATCTTAACAAAACATTTAATGAGATGACTACTCATTTTAATACTACACGACTTATGTCTGGTGTGCAGTCTTGTAGAAGGTAACTTCGGCTGCAATCACTTTTTTTCTTAACCATGTTAAGATGAGAATCGTACATTCAGTTCAACAATTAACCATCCAGAAAAATCTTCGCTTTAGcatagaagggggaaaaaaaaacttatccCTAACTTTCAGCCAATTGCAACCTCAGCTTCTCACTACCTCTACCACTGCATGGAACCTATAGAATGTAGCACAAAGGAGAACGCGGTCGCCTAAGCTGGCGGCACAAGGGTTGTGAGGGCTCCAGATTTCTGCAGGTACCGGGTTAGGAGTGGGAGCCACGCTAAGGGTGGGGCGGTGGCCTCGGCTTCCGACGCCTCCAAGCCGCCTTAGAGGACCCGCGGGACGCTCAGGAAAGCAGCGGGATGGAAGCCACTCGTGCCTCTGCGTCACCCTGGCCCCATCACGCAAAGCTCAGGCCTCGTGACACAAAAGCCGGTCCTAGCTCTCTGGACGTTTGACACTCCCGAGAACTCCATGCTGGAGCGAAAGCCACATGCAAGAGTG is drawn from Rattus norvegicus strain BN/NHsdMcwi chromosome 6, GRCr8, whole genome shotgun sequence and contains these coding sequences:
- the Ifrd1 gene encoding interferon-related developmental regulator 1 isoform X2, which produces MSHCSGYSDPSSFAEDGPEVLDEEGTQEDLEYKLKGLIDLTLDKSAKTRQAALEGVKNALSSKVLYEFVLERRMTLTDSIERCLKKGKSDEQRAAAALASVLCIQLGPGLESEEILKTLGPILKKIICDGTASIQARQTCATCFGVCCFIATDDITELYSTLECLESIFTKSYLKEKDTNVPCSTPNTVLHISSLLAWTLLLTICPISEVKKKLELHFHKLPSLLSCDDVNMRIAAGESLALLFELARGMESDFFYEDMDSLTQMLRALATDGNKHRAKVDKRKQRSVFRDVLRAVEERDFPTETVKFGPERMYIDSWVKKHTYDTFKEALGSGMQYHLQTNEFLRNVFELGPPVMLDAATLKTMKIPRFERHLYNSAAFKARTKARSKCRDKRADVGEFF
- the Ifrd1 gene encoding interferon-related developmental regulator 1 isoform X1 — encoded protein: MPKNKKRNAPHRGGGGGGGSGAATSAATTGGPHRTVQPFSDEDASIETMSHCSGYSDPSSFAEDGPEVLDEEGTQEDLEYKLKGLIDLTLDKSAKTRQAALEGVKNALSSKVLYEFVLERRMTLTDSIERCLKKGKSDEQRAAAALASVLCIQLGPGLESEEILKTLGPILKKIICDGTASIQARQTCATCFGVCCFIATDDITELYSTLECLESIFTKSYLKEKDTNVPCSTPNTVLHISSLLAWTLLLTICPISEVKKKLELHFHKLPSLLSCDDVNMRIAAGESLALLFELARGMESERDFPTETVKFGPERMYIDSWVKKHTYDTFKEALGSGMQYHLQTNEFLRNVFELGPPVMLDAATLKTMKIPRFERHLYNSAAFKARTKARSKCRDKRADVGEFF
- the Ifrd1 gene encoding interferon-related developmental regulator 1 gives rise to the protein MPKNKKRNAPHRGGGGGGGSGAATSAATTGGPHRTVQPFSDEDASIETMSHCSGYSDPSSFAEDGPEVLDEEGTQEDLEYKLKGLIDLTLDKSAKTRQAALEGVKNALSSKVLYEFVLERRMTLTDSIERCLKKGKSDEQRAAAALASVLCIQLGPGLESEEILKTLGPILKKIICDGTASIQARQTCATCFGVCCFIATDDITELYSTLECLESIFTKSYLKEKDTNVPCSTPNTVLHISSLLAWTLLLTICPISEVKKKLELHFHKLPSLLSCDDVNMRIAAGESLALLFELARGMESDFFYEDMDSLTQMLRALATDGNKHRAKVDKRKQRSVFRDVLRAVEERDFPTETVKFGPERMYIDSWVKKHTYDTFKEALGSGMQYHLQTNEFLRNVFELGPPVMLDAATLKTMKIPRFERHLYNSAAFKARTKARSKCRDKRADVGEFF